The nucleotide sequence GTGATCAATCCAGCAGCGAACATCGTAAACCCTGCTGTGAAAAACACATATAGCATCAGCGTATTTACTTCCGAAGAAAGAGGCTTGCTGTTTGCACGTGCTGTTGGTGTAGGAATGCCTTCCCCGGCTCAACCAAAGCCTGCAACGCCGACACCACAACAGCCGCAACAACCATCGACTGTTATTCCGGTGAACTCAGCTTCCTTTAAAGTAAATACAGCAAACTTCACCCTGCATGGCAAAAACTATCCTCTCTCTGTAGCTCCTTACATTGCAGATGGAAATACGACCATGGTTCCAGCCCAATTCTTTAAAGAAGCACTGGCACTGACTACGCAATGGAACAATACAAGTGTTGCTGTTATCAGTGGAACCAAGGTTGTGAAGTTTACAGTTGGTTCGAAAACAGCTAAAGTAGGCAAAACGGAAATCCAATTGCCAACACCTGTTGTCCTGAAAAACGGCATGCCAATGATCCCAATCCGTACGGTTACGGATAATCTTGGTTACAAAGTCGGCTGGGATGCGAAAACTTCCAGTGTATTCGTTCACAAATAAAAACTAGCTGGGACAAACGAAAAACCCCTTTCCGCTTTTCGGTCGGAAAGGGGTTTTTAAGTGTTTATCATCACTCGTTTATTGAAAGTAAAAAAACGTGGGAACGATGAGTGAGAGAATTAGAATGCCGATCAGGATTTTTGCAAAGAGCGATTGGTGTCTCATTCTAATCAAACCTCCTTTCAGGGTTGAGGAAATTATCAGGTGATTCTGTAAGTGGCTGTGCTAGAATGAAGAAAAGGATATCATTGGCTTTCTTTTTTTCGTCCATGCTGAAATTGTACCGAAATGTAGCCAATGAGACAACCACTTACAAAAGGATGATGATTCGTGAGCGCACCGAAAAAAATTGCCCATATCGGCATTGCGGTAAAAAGCTTGGAAAAGACGCTTCCCTTTTATACCGAGCAATTGGGATTGGAGTTGGTTGGAACTGAAATCGTAGAAAGCGAACAAGTTCAAGTGGCATTTTTAAAGATCGGGGAAAGTCATATTGAATTACTAGAACCGCTAAGTGATGAGAGTCCGATAGCGAAATTTATGGAAAAACGCGGAGAAGGCATTCACCACATTGCTTTTGATGTGGATGACGTTACGAGTCGTCTAGCCACATTAAAAGAGCAAGGAGTACCTCTCATTCACGAGGTCCCCAAAGCGGGTGCGCACGATGCGCTGATCGGATTTTTGCATCCGAAGGCTGCGAATGGCGTCTTGTATGAGCTATGCCAATATCCGAAAGAATCATAGCCGTTTACGTAGTAGAAAAATTTTTTTTGCGGTATACTGGAACTTGTGAATATGTACCAAAATCGGGCAGTACGATCAGGAGGTAACGAGTGTGAGTACGATCAACCAAGAGCGTTTGTTAAATGAATTTTTAGAGCTCGTCCAAATTGACAGTGAAACGAAGAACGAAGCAGAGATCAACAAGGTGCTCAAAGAAAAACTGATGGCGATGGGCTTTACCGTAGAAGAGGATGACGCAGCAGCGAAAACCGGACACGGTGCCAACAATCTGATCGCAACCTTGGAGGGAACTGGAAAAGGTCCAGTTATTCTGTTTAGCAGTCATATGGATACGGTTGTACCAGGAAACGGAATCAAGCCACAAATTCGCGATGGCTACATCTATTCCGATGGAACGACGATCCTCGGTGCGGATGACAAAGCAGGAATCGCCGCGATCTTTGAAGGTATTCGCAGCATGAAAGAGCAAAACTTGCCACATCCAACGATCCAAGTCGTATTGACTGTGGGAGAAGAGTCTGGACTTGTAGGCTCCCGCGCAATGGATTCCAGCCTGCTGAAAGCAGAAATGGGCTTCATCCTCGATTCGGAAGGTCCAGTTGGAAAAATTACAGTAGCTGGTGCTGGACAATATCGCATCGTAACCAAAATCCACGGTAAAGCAGCGCATGCAGGTGTGAATCCAGAGGATGGCATCAGTGCTATATCGGTTGCTAGTAAAGCAATTTCTCGTATGCCACTGGGCCGTATTGATGCGGACACAACTGCAAACATCGGGCGTTTTGAAGGCGGAAAAGCGTACAATATCGTAACGGATTATGTGGAAATTTGGTCCGAGGCTCGCAGCCTGGTTATGGACAAGCTGGAAGCACAAGTGAAGAAAATGACATCAGCATTTGAAGAAGTGGCAGCCGAGATGGGTGCGACTTGCGAAAATGACGTTATTTTTATGTACCACGGCTACAAATTCAACGAAGAAACGCCTGTTGTACAAAAAGCAATTGCGGCGGTTAAACGTGTTGACCGCAATCCTGAGCTGGTTGCAAGCGGCGGCGGAAGCGACGGTAACGTATTTAACGGCTACAACGTGCCAAGCGTAAACTTTGCCATCGGCTATGAAGAAATCCATACAAAAAACGAGCGCATGCCAATCGCTGAACTGAACAAAGCGGCTGAGCTGGTGCTTGCTGTCATTGCAGAAGTACAAGAGTAACCAAATGAGGTCGGAATCTCCTTGCGAGGGGTTCCGGCCTTTTTGTTCGTTCGCTCACTTGTTTGCATGATTGAGACAACCACTGTTCATCATAGACTGAATAGAAAGCTCGGGGACGAGGCAGGAATGAAAGGGGGGAAGCTGGGTGCTTCGTTTGGCGGTGGGGACGGTCCAAAAAGTTCTGGAAAAGCAAACGGGGATGCAGATACTCGAAGTCCGGACAGAATCGGTTACTGGATACAAAATGGAGAGAGTGCTGTCTTTTTTGCAGGAGGATTATAAAAGTGGCGATTTACTTTTGATCAATACAACCGCTGTTCGATTGGAATTGGGGACAGGCGGGTATCATTTTGTCGTAGGAAAGATTACTCAACCAGAGGAAACGGATGTTCTTCCAAATGAGTGGGGGCATGTGATGAAAATGCGCTATTCGCCATGGCAGCTCGCGGTAGATTCGGTAGAAGAACAGGCCAGCCCGTACCACCCTTTGTTTGTGCAAGAAGATTTATCCTTGGAAGGTACCCCTGTTTTGATTAGCGAGCTACACAGTCTTCTACCTGTTGCTGTCCTTGCTTTGCATATAAAAAATCCAAATGCCCGTATCGTATATGTCATGCCAGACGGCGCATCTTTGCCGATTGCCTTGAGTCAGCATGTCCATCAATTAAAAGTAAACGGGAGCTTGGCTGCGACAGTGACGACAGGTCATGCGTGGGGGGGAGATCGTGAGTCGTTGACAATTCATAGTGGCTTGCTGGCAGCACGCCATGTAGAGCATGCCGATATCATTGTTTGTATGCTCGGACCTGGGGTAGCGGGTACGGGTACACCTTATGGCTTCTCGGGAATTCAGTTAGCTGAGGTCATTCATGCCGTAGCCACTCTTGGAGGAACACCCTTTTTTATTCCTAGAATCAGCTTTGGGGACCCACGTACCAGGCATTACGGTGTCAGTCATCATACCGTGTCGATTTTAAACAGATTTGCTCTCTGTCCTGCCCTGGTTACAATCCCGATTTTCAGGGATGAAAGAGATGAAGTCCTTTCACGGCAAATGAAAGCAATAGAAGTTGCAGGAAAGCATATTTTCATAAAGGGAAAAGTCCCAGACCCGTCAGAACTGGCTTCACTGGAAAAGGGGTATGGCTTGTCCTTTTCTACGATGGGGCGAAATTGGCAAGAGGACCCTGCCCCTTTTCAGACGGCATGGATGGCTGCCGATTTGGTAGAAAACAGTCTGGGCTACATCTTCCAAACCGTTAACGACGCCCCGCATTCGCCCGCTTCATCAAGTACTCTTGAAGCGTTAGGTCTTTACTTGACCAGGAACGAAGTGCAGCCTTGATCTCCCAAGCTTTTCCGACCATACGCAAGTGCTTTTCGCTAACATATGTTTTCATTCATGATCTCCTCCGATACAATAGGGTGGACAAGCTCTATGCTCCCAACTTATGGAGGGAATCGACGATTTAGAACGACTTCATGAAAAAGGATGATGACGACAGTGAATAAATATGATCACTTGTATGAAAAAACCATTTCCAGTCAACCCATTTATGACGGAAGAATTATTAAGGTCAAGGTAGATGAAGTACTTCTGCCCAATGGCAACACAGCCAAGCGAGAAATCGTGAATCATCAAGGGGCGGTTGCAGTATTACCGATAACAGATGATAACAAAATGGTTGTAGTTCGTCAGTTCCGCAAGCCTTTGGAGCGTACAATCGTGGAAATCCCAGCAGGAAAGCTGGAGCCAGGGGAAGAGCCACTTGCATGTGCAATGCGCGAGCTGGAAGAAGAGACAGGTTATGTTGCGAGTCAGTACACACCGCTCAGCTCTTTTTATACATCGCCAGGCTTCGCGGATGAAATTTTACATGTTTTTGTGGCCACTGGTTTGAAAAAAGGAGAAAGCAAACCGGACGAGGATGAGTTCGTTGATGTGCTGGAAGTAACACTGGAAGAAGCGCATGCCCTGCATCAAAGTGGAGAAATCCGTGATGCCAAGACAGTCGTGGCATTATACGCGTGGGAAAACAAAATGCTGCGCGAACGTGGGTAGTACGATGCTTTCTTCCTATTTTTGCGACATGCATATTCACATCGGTGGTACGTGGACGGGTAAACCTGTGAAAATAACGGCTTCACGCCAAATGACACTCACCAAAATTTTGGAGGAAGCCTCAGAGAAAAAAGGGATGGATGTCATCGGGATTATTGATGCACATTCGCCGGAGGTTCAGGATGAGCTGGTAAATCTGTTGGAAAAGGGATCAGCCATTGAACAGGTGGATGGAGGAATTTCCTACAAAGATACCTTGCTTATCTTGGGTTGCGAAGTAGAAATCAAGGAGCCGGGGCGTGGTGCAGCTCATTTTCTCGTTTATCTACCGAAGCTGCAAGAAATGAAGCAATTTACCGCGTGGCTGTCAGAACGCTGCAAAAATGTGCAATTGAGTTCTCAGCGTATCTACACATCACTCAGGGAATTACAAGCCTGCGTCGATCAATTGCAGGGACTCTTAATCCCGGCCCATGTTTTTACGCCGCATAAAGGGTTGTATGGGAGCTGTACGGATTCGATGGCAGAAGTGCTCGATCCTTCGCTCATCTATGCGGTCGAGCTAGGATTGAGTGCGAATACCATTATGGCGGACCGCATATCCGAGCTGCATGACAAAACCTTTCTCACAAACTCAGATGCCCATTCTCTGGCGAAGATAGGCCGGGAATATCAAGCGATGTATATGCAAGAGCGTTCCTTCGCAGAGTGGGTGAAAGCAATTAAGCGTATCGGTGACAGAGGGGTTCGTATGAACTATGGTCTACACCCTGAGCTTGGCAAGTATCATCAGACGGCGTGTAAAGCTTGCCAGTCTTTACTAGCGGCGGATGCCTCAGGCAAATGTCCGGAATGCGGCTTCCAACGAATTGTGCGAGGGGTTGCAGCGCGCATTGATCAGCTAGCGGATGTAGAGGCAGGCCAGCATCCAGCATTCCGTCCTCCTTATATCGAGCAAATCCCGTTGGAATTCATTCCGGGAGTCGGTCCGAAAATGTTGGACAAGCTGTATCAATCGTTTGGTACACAGATGAACGTATTGCATCGAGTGAACGAAGAACAGCTCACTCATGTTGTGGGAGAGAAAATCGCTTCGCTTATTGTGCAAGCACGAGAGGGAAAACTTTCTGTCCAAAAGGGTGGTGCCGGTACCTACGGAAAGATCGTCCCGATGTAGGTTGTCATAGGGGAGAACTCGTCCGCATAAGCTGTACAGTAATCAGCCAAGCGGGAGGCGACGAAGCGTGCGTTCACGAGTCGGACAAACTATCCAATCCTATGCGAGAGAACATCAGTCACTCTACTGGTTCACGATCGTCCTGTTTACGATGGGCATTATTTTCGGAGCCGTCCTCGTCAATTCACTGCCATTGTCACAGAAGCAGGAGCTGTACGGTTTTCTGCAATATTTTTTCAACAGTCTTGGCAGTGATGGAATCCCGGAGACCAGTGCCCATTTTCAGCAGGCGTTTGGTCATTATGCCAAAACTATAGCGATCATGTGGGTGCTAGGATTATCCATTATTGGGTTGCCTATGATTTTGTTGATGCTCTTTTTAAAAGGGGTCGTGGTTGGTTTCACCGTCGGGTTTTTGGTAAGTCAACTCCAATGGCAAGGCGTAACATTTGCTATGGTGGGTGTTCTCCCGCAAAATTTATTGGTCGTCCCTGCCCTTTTTATTGTAGGTGTCAGCGGAATTTCGTTTTCTCTTCGACTCATACGAACGAGAGTGCTAAGCAAAAGGGATGTCATCATGCCACATTTTATGGGCTATACCGTTCTTGTTCTTAGCATGCTGGCGGTATTGACGATTGCAGCCTTGTTTGAAACCTTCATTTCCCCTAGGCTGATGCAGCTTGTGCTTAATTAAGAATAATTCTCAGGTAAGAACTTATGCATTTGACTTATTCAATGCCCCTCTACTATAATAGGAACAGGTTTCATGCGAGCGGGGAGGGGCATTAATGTTGGAAGAAAAATTAGAGAAAATTAAGCAGCAGTTGCATTCACAGAACTACAAGCTGACACCACAGCGTGAAGCCACTGTTCGCGTGTTGTTGGAGAATGAAGAAGACCACTTGAGCGCGGAAGATGTTTACTTGTTGGTGAAGGATAAAGCGCCGGAAATCGGGCTTGCTACCGTATACAGGACATTAGAGCTGTTGAGCGAACTGAAAATCCTTCATAAAATGAATTTTGGCGATGGCGTAGCTCGTTACGATCTTCGTGATGATAATGCTGCCTATCACCACCATCACCTCATTTGCCTCAATTGTGGTACGGTGGATGAAATTTTTGAAGATCTGCTTGTCACAGCAGAAGAGAAAGTCAAGAATGTTTACAACTTTTATATTACCGACCACCGATTGACCTTCTACGGGATCTGCAATCGTTGTGTAGATAAAGTGAACGTGGAGGACTTCAAATAAAGTCGACTTCTCTGGGAACGGAGAAGTTTTTCTTTTTTTCCTTGGGAGCTTTTGTAATGGCAGACCTATTCCTGTGGAATCCTAAGAGAGCATCGATTCGAATGGAGCGAGGGACAAGTGCATATAAATGAAAGAAAGTCTGTAAGGAGGCTCACGGATGAAGGTCTCTTATCGCCGCTTGATGGAGGGTCTTCGTTTCTTGCTTCTTTTCATTACCTGCACCTTGCTCTCCTACGGCATCATTACCTTGCTGGCGGACAAATTTCTCCCGGCAAACCCTTATCAAGAACCACATGGGAATGCGGTGAAGGTAGTAAAAGTCATCAATACCTCTCAGGCACAGGATTTTGACGGTTATGTCGCACGACTACAGCTCTTCTTTTTAACAGGAGAGTAATGCGAGTTTGAGTTTTTTATCTGGAGAAGCAGGAGTTTCTTTTTCTTTGTGGAAAGCAATACACGATACTTATCAGCTGAAGGGGACAGCTTCATGGACAGTCTGATTGATCAGTTTATTCATTTCCTGACTGTGGAGAAAGGGTTATCGAGAAATACCCTGGAATCCTATCAACGGGATATGGTGGCCTTTACCTCGTACTTACAGGAGCAAGGTGTCTCTCGAATAGAGGATTCTACTCGGACGCACATCATTGGTTACTTGCTTGTTTTACGGGAAAAAGGACGTGCTACAGCAACGCTTTCTCGCAATATGGCATCGATACGAGCGTTTTATCAGTTTCTCATTCGGGATAAATACATAGATAAAGATCCATCCATTCATCTAGAAACACCGAAGATCGAGAAACGCTTGCCGAAAGTGCTCTCTGTTGAGGAAGTGGAACGTCTTTTGGAAAGTCCTCCTGTCAATCATCCTGCCGGGCTGCGGGACAAGGCGATGCTTGAGCTTTTATATGCGACAGGCATTCGTGTCTCGGAGTTAGTCAATCTGGATAGTGCTGATGTGAATCTGGATATGGGCTTTGTCAAATGCTTGGGAAAAGGATCAAAAGAGCGAATCATTCCGTTAGGCTCGGTAGCCATTCAAATGGTTCGCCACTATTTGCAGGCAGGGCGTCCCAAGCTGGTAAAAGGAACTGGCGATACTGCATTATTTTTGAATCACTTGGGCAAACAAATTACACGGCAAGGTTTTTGGAAAATTATTAAACGATATGCCCAAAAATCAAACATCCGTGCAGAGATTACACCCCATACGCTTCGCCACTCTTTTGCCACTCACTTACTGGAAAATGGAGCCGATTTGCGCTCTGTTCAGGAGATGCTTGGGCATGCTGATATTTCAACCACCCAGATTTACACACATGTGACCAGAACGCGGATTAAGGACATCTATGCCAAGACGCATCCGCGAGCATGAGTATGAAAAAACGATCGACTCCGCCTGATTGTCGGGCGGAGAAAAATTTTCTGAATCAGGTCAGACGTCTGACGACTTGATTTTGGAA is from Brevibacillus brevis and encodes:
- the mce gene encoding methylmalonyl-CoA epimerase — translated: MSAPKKIAHIGIAVKSLEKTLPFYTEQLGLELVGTEIVESEQVQVAFLKIGESHIELLEPLSDESPIAKFMEKRGEGIHHIAFDVDDVTSRLATLKEQGVPLIHEVPKAGAHDALIGFLHPKAANGVLYELCQYPKES
- a CDS encoding M20/M25/M40 family metallo-hydrolase; the encoded protein is MSTINQERLLNEFLELVQIDSETKNEAEINKVLKEKLMAMGFTVEEDDAAAKTGHGANNLIATLEGTGKGPVILFSSHMDTVVPGNGIKPQIRDGYIYSDGTTILGADDKAGIAAIFEGIRSMKEQNLPHPTIQVVLTVGEESGLVGSRAMDSSLLKAEMGFILDSEGPVGKITVAGAGQYRIVTKIHGKAAHAGVNPEDGISAISVASKAISRMPLGRIDADTTANIGRFEGGKAYNIVTDYVEIWSEARSLVMDKLEAQVKKMTSAFEEVAAEMGATCENDVIFMYHGYKFNEETPVVQKAIAAVKRVDRNPELVASGGGSDGNVFNGYNVPSVNFAIGYEEIHTKNERMPIAELNKAAELVLAVIAEVQE
- a CDS encoding DUF3866 family protein; amino-acid sequence: MLRLAVGTVQKVLEKQTGMQILEVRTESVTGYKMERVLSFLQEDYKSGDLLLINTTAVRLELGTGGYHFVVGKITQPEETDVLPNEWGHVMKMRYSPWQLAVDSVEEQASPYHPLFVQEDLSLEGTPVLISELHSLLPVAVLALHIKNPNARIVYVMPDGASLPIALSQHVHQLKVNGSLAATVTTGHAWGGDRESLTIHSGLLAARHVEHADIIVCMLGPGVAGTGTPYGFSGIQLAEVIHAVATLGGTPFFIPRISFGDPRTRHYGVSHHTVSILNRFALCPALVTIPIFRDERDEVLSRQMKAIEVAGKHIFIKGKVPDPSELASLEKGYGLSFSTMGRNWQEDPAPFQTAWMAADLVENSLGYIFQTVNDAPHSPASSSTLEALGLYLTRNEVQP
- a CDS encoding NUDIX domain-containing protein, giving the protein MNKYDHLYEKTISSQPIYDGRIIKVKVDEVLLPNGNTAKREIVNHQGAVAVLPITDDNKMVVVRQFRKPLERTIVEIPAGKLEPGEEPLACAMRELEEETGYVASQYTPLSSFYTSPGFADEILHVFVATGLKKGESKPDEDEFVDVLEVTLEEAHALHQSGEIRDAKTVVALYAWENKMLRERG
- a CDS encoding endonuclease Q family protein, translating into MLSSYFCDMHIHIGGTWTGKPVKITASRQMTLTKILEEASEKKGMDVIGIIDAHSPEVQDELVNLLEKGSAIEQVDGGISYKDTLLILGCEVEIKEPGRGAAHFLVYLPKLQEMKQFTAWLSERCKNVQLSSQRIYTSLRELQACVDQLQGLLIPAHVFTPHKGLYGSCTDSMAEVLDPSLIYAVELGLSANTIMADRISELHDKTFLTNSDAHSLAKIGREYQAMYMQERSFAEWVKAIKRIGDRGVRMNYGLHPELGKYHQTACKACQSLLAADASGKCPECGFQRIVRGVAARIDQLADVEAGQHPAFRPPYIEQIPLEFIPGVGPKMLDKLYQSFGTQMNVLHRVNEEQLTHVVGEKIASLIVQAREGKLSVQKGGAGTYGKIVPM
- the spoIIM gene encoding stage II sporulation protein M, with the protein product MRSRVGQTIQSYAREHQSLYWFTIVLFTMGIIFGAVLVNSLPLSQKQELYGFLQYFFNSLGSDGIPETSAHFQQAFGHYAKTIAIMWVLGLSIIGLPMILLMLFLKGVVVGFTVGFLVSQLQWQGVTFAMVGVLPQNLLVVPALFIVGVSGISFSLRLIRTRVLSKRDVIMPHFMGYTVLVLSMLAVLTIAALFETFISPRLMQLVLN
- a CDS encoding Fur family transcriptional regulator, encoding MLEEKLEKIKQQLHSQNYKLTPQREATVRVLLENEEDHLSAEDVYLLVKDKAPEIGLATVYRTLELLSELKILHKMNFGDGVARYDLRDDNAAYHHHHLICLNCGTVDEIFEDLLVTAEEKVKNVYNFYITDHRLTFYGICNRCVDKVNVEDFK
- a CDS encoding YqzK family protein is translated as MKVSYRRLMEGLRFLLLFITCTLLSYGIITLLADKFLPANPYQEPHGNAVKVVKVINTSQAQDFDGYVARLQLFFLTGE
- the xerD gene encoding site-specific tyrosine recombinase XerD; the encoded protein is MDSLIDQFIHFLTVEKGLSRNTLESYQRDMVAFTSYLQEQGVSRIEDSTRTHIIGYLLVLREKGRATATLSRNMASIRAFYQFLIRDKYIDKDPSIHLETPKIEKRLPKVLSVEEVERLLESPPVNHPAGLRDKAMLELLYATGIRVSELVNLDSADVNLDMGFVKCLGKGSKERIIPLGSVAIQMVRHYLQAGRPKLVKGTGDTALFLNHLGKQITRQGFWKIIKRYAQKSNIRAEITPHTLRHSFATHLLENGADLRSVQEMLGHADISTTQIYTHVTRTRIKDIYAKTHPRA